The following are from one region of the Cottoperca gobio chromosome 13, fCotGob3.1, whole genome shotgun sequence genome:
- the p2ry12 gene encoding P2Y purinoceptor 12, translated as MERNATFPLFSGNHSLTNSTCSRDNILKTVVFPVLYSFLFLMGLLLNGVAVWVFFRIPSKSHFIIYLKNIVVADVIMTFTFPFKVLSDSNMASTGLRIFVCRVSSVLFYLTMYISILFFGLISIDRCRKTLKPFRGTNAARLARRKLLSGAIWTLLLALCLPNVILTSKTPTSPYFKCGDLKTEAGLYWHGVVNHVCQVIFWSNLVTVIVCYTLITKELYRSYSRSTGGTICRAPSGASTRKPHQAKRKMSANVFLVLAVFFVCFVPFHFARVPYTMSQTQGVLFDCNLKLFFFQLKESTLFLSSLNALLDPLIYFFLCKSFRTTLFKTLQLPPGTCSRLTGRGSDTDTSST; from the exons ATGGAGAGAAATGCAACTTTCCCCCTGTTCTCTGGAAATCACAGCCTCACCAACAGCACTTGTTCCCGTGACAACATTTTGAAGACGGTGGTTTTCCCTGTTCTCTACTCCTTTCTCTTCCTGATGGGGCTTTTGCTCAACGGCGTGGCTGTGTGGGTGTTTTTCCGAATCCCTTCGAAGTCTCACTTCATTATATACCTGAAGAATATCGTGGTTGCAGATGTCATCATGACCTTCACGTTTCCTTTTAAG gtgtTATCAGATTCCAACATGGCTTCCACTGGGCTGCGTATATTTGTGTGCCGAGTCTCCTCAGTGCTCTTCTACCTCACCATGTATATCAGCATCCTCTTCTTCGGCCTCATCAGCATCGATCGCTGCAGAAAGACCCTCAAGCCCTTTAGGGGTACTAATGCAGCCCGGTTGGCCCGTCGCAAACTTCTTTCGGGAGCCATCTGGACCCTTCTGCTGGCTCTCTGTCTGCCCAATGTGATCCTGACAAGTAAAACTCCAACGTCTCCATATTTCAAGTGCGGTGACCTGAAGACAGAGGCTGGGCTGTACTGGCATGGGGTAGTCAATCATGTCTGTCAAGTTATTTTCTGGAGCAACCTGGTGACTGTGATAGTATGCTACACCCTAATCACCAAAGAGCTGTACAGATCCTACTCCCGCAGCACCGGAGGGACTATATGTCGAGCACCGAGTGGGGCATCAACTCGGAAACCCCATCAGGCCAAAAGAAAAATGAGCGCTAACGTGTTCCTGGTTCTGGCAGTGTTCTTCGTGTGCTTTGTGCCGTTTCACTTTGCCCGTGTGCCGTACACCATGAGCCAGACCCAAGGGGTTCTCTTTGACTGTAATCTcaaactcttcttctttcaGCTGAAGGAAAGTACGCTCTTTCTCTCATCATTAAACGCTCTTCTGGATCCGCTCATCTACTTCTTCCTCTGTAAGTCCTTCAGGACCACCCTGTTCAAAACCCTGCAGCTGCCTCCTGGTACCTGTAGCAGGCTAACAGGGAGAGGGTCAGACACGGATACAAGCAGCACTTAA
- the igsf10 gene encoding LOW QUALITY PROTEIN: immunoglobulin superfamily member 10 (The sequence of the model RefSeq protein was modified relative to this genomic sequence to represent the inferred CDS: deleted 1 base in 1 codon): MSVCGCSASYLWRWLLKALLFLAAVQPTSGDCPKSCACHVPTEVHCTFRYLTAIPDHIQPAVERINLGYNSITVLRENDLSGLENLELLMLHSNTIHSIDDRAFQDLKSLQVLKMSFNKVKELKKETFKGLDSLLRLHIDHNNIEFINPEAFYGLTKLQLVHLEGNHLQQLHPDTFITLRHSQVFKVSSVRNIHLSDNLLTTLPEDIFSGCSQLENLFLHGNPWTCDCRMKWFLVWAKRNTDVLKCKRDRRYPRGLLCPVCVNPAPYHNRPLSLLPGDAFTCTKPWIQPHLKQNNISLDEGDFTPVSPKDFIAPLGSLQMNLTDQLHNDASLSCTVQRPSALENLTQTLEEEEEGNNVTMLTADITTYLVCNIDSEHIQQLWQILATYSDSPMTLERGLMLARSPEMVYRYSQVKTKDGEEGIHTNIEAEIKASPAWLMQGEVSFQLDRTTTTFSTLHIKYHSLVNLRVENTSPKRDRYSWTMIKRNNQTQTEHTVLTGGVVQLSCQIQGEPKPLLEWILPDGSKVRAPYSSDDRRIIITAEGKLTLRGADASDIGLYRCIITNYLDADILVFRVTVLSPDVEEAEVNGVQISRPLGENLFFDCSFLGSPEASVQWILPDNSVLDKSQGNRKVYENGTLLIQGLTARDRGFYRCLVSNHLGVDLLVSQLTVTGETFEKVTVLDNEGLGEEMEFKVDLSLTENTATLNEIPSSSPSDRRIQESRTITSDRPYPRQRSQGRGGTGGRLGQRRKGPVSNRRIWSSRVFDKASRKVDPNKFAEFVKKTLDGSRIKTGTEKEEVKYDNSNTGLSGDGEIGSGDVHSEDHLIIVPRIVEATTDNLKIGRIFGQENRHPETVTTTQTGEGGNVATLEAHQTVGVETTVSNHIDLSQVTENTNTLTTESYMQSDSTPIKSTFTHYPSQRRESQSDAATPYNTVLHNAGLSSFDDTTDFYAFERTTMQDSNRRPVTLQLTVTDTSQETQLQFSGQLPAESETSTGSLLSFTTDPHVTPMMDGPGPVELVVHTSTDPESQTTFTAVTTTERQKDEITFHTTQTIKSPRLPAGSTIISQQQIRIIPHKNSRGGGRRRTFQARRRIIKPNRINDIQSFINKLKQPSVKKEGNTTVPYRIELTTHCDWDEDKKKKATSDPQVVTPTAPSSPSLHRTEKPTSTQKTAASTTNYYITSNSPFTRKDSRSEVSSGSITSADAPEFDPTIDPFLTTNREPSISTTTTTTTASNVIHGRIPWNRLFGGRERGKILGRLKRPFNTQKTITTADTTTVTPTTTPAAMPTTSSNSLSEPETLSPSRHTGSKEGTLDEDYGDLSSADFEFTTLQPSFLHLTTTSRSYYSKSATTAETPPELQTLPSPPTFKPPLIENTDEDLSSGSGGRPDNLFVSRQRPDGTRGRQGRRRRPLRGRRPFKKPAITKSHPTTTTEALTTTMETTMETTTLPQRTVSLSKPLYTPSRKEDRTPVVVFPERTSKEDADLYEEFDWGTSSSLPASISTKTPLIPSSTFTPTTIFMPITTKGPYTTSLTKVHSNIRPPAQRNTGRPPVRRIRPTVQSSGASEIADKDLDTMTILTAEQGYTNTPVTYTNIGTHNAILSVYNHATDNEATSANIAGPTTKVMTNKPKILGGNAASFTVLSNSDAFLPCEAVGNPPPAITWKRFSLTTGSTVTVKGRMGKFEVLSNGTLLIQNANIKDRGQYVCLAENNYGSDKLLVTLSVVAYPSRILEPKMREIKSHAGNTVEMKCRAEGRPTPMISWILANRTQVRGQNTEKGRVLVSAEGTLVIEQVSVYDRGHYKCIASNPAGADTATVRLQVVAAPPDIVEEKRQQVKAGVSQNLWLSCTGQGSPQPTIHWVLHDGSMVQSNRPASDTRISVYGNGTLHIKDVTPTDSGKYECIATSSTGSERRVVTLTVERQESAPQIVETSQRVTVLFFADQLRLNCSATGDPKPRIIWRLPSKAVVDQWHRMGSRIQVLDNGTLIVTTVSDKDAGDYLCVARNKIGDDLQLMKVSVSMKPAKIEPKLYGKKQVPYGNDFKVDCKASGAPKPEISWGLPDGTVVNSALQSDASSGIGRARRYTLFDNGTLFLNQVGMSEEGDYTCYAENQVGKDEMHLHITIVTAAPRIRPTSQTYARVKPGENIRFDCEALGEPKPKILWMLPTNDVIAASNERYLMHVNGSLDIRDVKLIDVGEYICMARNPAGENRKVYKLDMEGNPPVINGYRQNRTVIKDIAAKYSRKLIDCKADGDPTPSITWIMPDNIFLKAPYFGSRINVHHNGTLEIRNVRPTDTAEFICMARNDGGEAVMVVQLEVSSILRRPIFKNPFNERIVSRIGKTSVLNCSADGHPMPDISWTLPNGTRFTGNHPLVNNGTLVIYNSGIEDAGKYRCGAKNFMGYIEKLIILDVGQKPYILTRPRGIIRSVSGEPLFIHCLSDGSPRPRISWTIPGGHTLTRPQVLGRYQLLENGTLVVQDTTLHDRGNYICRARSNAGEAVLTVPVIIIAYPPRITTVPPPSVRAVTGTPIQLNCAAIGIPKPDITWELPDHSVLSAAEQGRPMGSELLHPQGTLIIQRPKASDSGTYKCLAKNHLGTDSKVTYVHIL, from the exons atgagtgtgtgtggctgcagcgCTTCATACCTGTGGAGGTGGCTGCTGAAGGCGCTGTTGTTCTTGGCAGCTGTGCAGCCGACGAGCGGGGACTGCCCCAAATCATGCGCCTGCCACGTTCCCACTGAAGTGCACTGCACCTTCAGATACCTGACCGCAATACCTGACCACATCCAGCCAGCTGTGGAAAGAATTAACCTCGG GTACAACAGTATAACTGTCTTGAGAGAAAATGATCTTTCAGGACTTGAGAACTTAGAGTTGTTGATGCTGCATAGCAACACTATCCACAGTATTGATGACAGAGCATTCCAAGACCTCAAGTCTTTACAG GTCCTGAAGATGTCCTTTAATAAAGTAAAGGAGCTCAAGAAAGAGACGTTCAAAGGCCTCGACAGTCTGCTGAGACTCCACATCGACCACAACAACATTGAGTTCATCAACCCAGAGGCCTTCTACGGCCTAACTAAACTTCAGTTGGTCCATCTGGAGGGTAAccatctccagcagctccaccCAGACACATTCATCACACTGAGACACAGCCAGGTGTTCAAGGTGTCCTCCGTGAGAAATATCCACCTGTCGGACAATCTCCTCACCACTCTGCCTGAGGATATCTTCTCAGGCTGCAGCCAGTTAGAGAACCTTTTCCTTCACGGCAACCCATGGACATGTGATTGTCGTATGAAGTGGTTCTTAGTGTGGGCAAAAAGGAACACAG aTGTGCTGAAATGCAAGCGAGACAGGAGATATCCAAGAggcctgctgtgtcctgtttgTGTAAATCCTGCCCCTTACCACAACAGACCTCTATCCCTTCTCCCTGGTGATGCCTTCACTTGTACCAAACCCTGGATCCAACCCCATCTAAAACAGAACAACATCAGCCTGGATGAGGGGGACTTTACCCCAGTTTCACCCAAGGATTTCATTGCTCCATTAGGCTCCTTACAAATGAACCTGACAGACCAGCTTCACAATGATGCCAGTCTATCCTGCACTGTCCAGAGGCCCTCTGCTTTAGAGAACCTGACACAAAccttggaggaggaggaggagggaaacaaTGTCACCATGCTTACAGCTGACATAACTACATATTTGGTGTGTAACATTGACTCTGAACACATACAGCAGCTGTGGCAGATCCTGGCAACCTACAGTGACTCTCCCATGACACTGGAGAGAGGCTTAATGCTGGCCAGAAGCCCAGAAATGGTGTACAGGTATAGTCAGGTGAAAACAAAGGACGGAGAAGAAGGAATTCACACAAACATTGAGGCTGAGATTAAAGCCTCCCCTGCATGGTTGATGCAGGGTGAGGTGAGCTTCCAGCTGGACCGTACTACTACGACTTTCTCTACTCTGCACATTAAGTACCATTCTTTGGTCAACCTACGTGTGGAAAACACATCACCTAAGAGGGACCGCTATTCCTGGACCATGATCAAGCGAAATAATCAAACCCAGACTGAGCACACTGTACTTACAG GTGGTGTGGTGCAATTGAGCTGTCAAATCCAGGGTGAGCCAAAGCCTTTGTTGGAGTGGATTTTACCAGATGGAAGTAAGGTCAGAGCTCCTTACTCCAGTGACGAC AGGAGGATCATAATCACTGCTGAAGGGAAGCTCACTCTACGGGGTGCAGATGCTTCAGACATTGGCCTCTACCGGTGCATAATCACAAACTACCTGGATGCAGATATTCTTGTCTTTCGAGTGACAGTTCTGTCCCCAGATGTGGAGGAGGCTGAGGTCAATGGTGTCCAAATCTCACGGCCATTGGgtgaaaatctgttttttgaCTGCAGCTTTTTAGGGAGTCCTGAGGCCTCAGTCCAGTGGATACTCCCTGACAACTCAGTACTGGACAAGTCTCAAGGGAACAGGAAAGTGTATGAGAATGGAACCTTGCTGATTCAGGGTCTCACGGCGAGGGACCGAGGATTTTATAGGTGTTTGGTTTCTAATCACCTGGGAGTTGATCTGCTGGTGTCTCAGTTGACAGTGACTggagaaacatttgaaaaggtcACAGTTTTGGACAATGAGGGTTTAGGGGAGGAAATGGAGTTCAAAGTTGACCTTAGCTTGACTGAAAACACAGCCACCCTCAATGAGATCCCCTCTTCCAGTCCCTCTGACAGAAGAATTCAGGAATCCAGGACCATAACCTCAGATCGACCGTACCCCAGACAAAGGTCACAGGGTAGAGGAGGTACTGGAGGTAGACTTGGACAGAGAAGGAAGGGGCCAGTCAGCAACAGACGCATCTGGAGTAGTAGGGTGTTTGATAAAGCTTCCAGGAAAGTGGACCCAAACAAATTTGCTGAGTTTGTGAAAAAGACACTAGATGGATCAAGAATAAAGACTggcacagagaaagaggaggtaAAATATGATAACTCAAATACTGGTCTTTCTGGTGATGGTGAAATTGGATCAGGTGATGTTCATAGTGAAGATCATCTCATCATTGTGCCAAGAATAGTCGAAGCAACCACAGACAATCTAAAGATAGGTAGAATATTTGGACAAGAGAACAGGCATCCTGAAACTGTGACAACCACACAGACAGGTGAGGGTGGTAATGTAGCAACATTGGAGGCACATCAAACAGTTGGCGTAGAAACCACAGTCAGCAATCATATTGATTTAAGTCAAGtgacagaaaatacaaacacactaacaacaGAGTCATATATGCAGTCAGATTCTACACCAATCAAGTCCACATTCACACACTATCCATCACAAAGGAGGGAAAGTCAAAGTGATGCAGCAACACCATATAACACAGTTTTACACAACGCAGGCCTTTCTAGTTTTGATGACACCACTGATTTTTATGCCTTTGAAAGAACTACCATGCAAGACTCAAACAGGCGCCCTGTCACTCTCCAACTCACTGTGACAGACACGTCACAAGAAACTCAGCTCCAGTTCTCAGGACAACTACCTGCAGAGTCAGAGACGTCCACTGGGTCGTTGCTATCATTTACCACAGACCCTCATGTCACTCCAATGATGGATGGACCAGGCCCAGTGGAGCTAGTCGTTCACACATCCACAGACCCAGAAAGCCAGACGACATTCACAGCCGTCAccaccacagagagacagaaagatgagATAACCTTCCACACGACCCAAACAATCAAATCCCCACGCCTGCCTGCAGGATCCACCATCATCTCCCAGCAGCAGATCCGTATCATCCCACACAagaacagcagaggaggagggcgCAGGAGGACCTTCCAAGCCCGCAGGAGGATCATTAAACCCAACAGGATTAATGACATACAGTCCTTCATCAATAAACTTAAACAACCCTCAGTGAAAAAGGAAGGGAATACCACGGTGCCATATAGAATTGAACTGACCACAC ACTGTGACTGGGAtgaagacaaaaagaagaaagcaaCCAGTGATCCACAGGTGGTCACACCAACAGCTCCCTCCAGTCCATCTTTACACCGAACAGAGAAGCCTACCTCTACACAAAAAACTGCAGCTTCTACCACAAACTATTACATTACTTCAAATTCCCCATTCACCCGCAAAGATTCTAGGTCAGAGGTTTCCAGCGGCTCCATAACCTCTGCTGATGCCCCTGAATTTGACCCTACAATTGATCCATTTTTGACCACAAATAGAGAACCGTCAATCTCCACCACGACCACTACTACAACTGCCTCTAATGTTATTCATGGAAGAATTCCATGGAACAGGCTGtttggaggcagagagaggggaaagataCTGGGTAGGCTAAAGAGGCCATTCAACACCCAAAAAACTATAACTACAGCTGACACTACAACAGTGACCCCTACCACAACGCCTGCTGCTATGCCCACCACCAGCTCAAACTCCCTTTCTGAACCTGAGACTCTGTCCCCATccagacacacaggaagcaaAGAGGGCACATTAGATGAGGACTATGGAGATTTGTCCTCTGCAGATTTTGAGTTCACAACACTGCAACCCAGCTTCCTCCATCTAACTACTACTAGCCGATCCTATTACTCCAAGTCTGCCACCACTGCTGAAACACCACCAGAATTACAGACTCTACCTTCCCCCCCTACTTTCAAACCACCTTTAATTgaaaatactgatgaagacttATCATCGGGGTCTGGGGGACGACCTGATAATTTGTTTGTATCCAGACAGAGGCCTGATGGGACAAGAGGACGGCAAGGACGGAGAAGGAGGCCCTTAAGGGGCAGGAGACCCTTCAAGAAACCTGCAATCACTAAATCACACCCTACTACCACAACTGAGGCTTTAACTACAACTATGGAAACTACAATGGAGACAACCACACTACCACAACGGACTGTTTCACTCTCCAagcccctttacacaccatctAGGAAAGAGGACAGAACTCCAGTAGTTGTTTTCCCTGAACGAACATCAAAGGAGGATGCCGACTTATATGAGGAATTTGACTGGGGCACATCTAGCAGTTTACCAGCCTCTATTTCAACCAAGACACCCTTGATCCCTTCATCCACATTTACTCCAACCACCATATTCATGCCAATTACAACAAAAGGGCCTTACACAACCTCTCTGACCAAAGTCCACAGCAACATCAGACCACCAGCACAGAGGAACACCGGTAGGCCACCAGTGAGGAGAATCAGACCTACAGTACAGAGTAGTGGTGCCAGTGAAATTGCAGATAAAGACCTTGACACAATGACCATCCTGACAGCTGAGCAGGGATACACCAACACCCCTGTCACATACACCAACATAGGAACACACAATGCTATCTTGAGTGTTTATAATCATGCCACTGACAATGAAGCTACAAGTGCCAATATTGCTGGACCCACTACAAAGGTCATGACGAACAAACCTAAGATACTTGGGGGCAATGCAGCCAGCTTTACTGTCTTATCCAATTCAGATGCTTTCCTGCCATGTGAGGCTGTTGGAAACCCTCCGCCAGCTATAACCTGGAAACGCTTCTCCTTAACCACAG gAAGCACGGTTACTGTTAAGGGGAGGATGGGCAAGTTTGAGGTGTTGAGCAATGGCACGCTGTTGATTCAGAATGCCAACATTAAGGATCGTGGCCAGTACGTTTGTCTAGCTGAGAATAATTATGGATCAGATAAACTTCTTGTTACCCTCTCTGTGGTGGCCTATCCCTCACGCATCCTGGAGCCAAAAATGCGTGAGATAAAGTCTCATGCAGGAAACACTGTGGAGATGAAATGTAGAGCAGAAGGTCGGCCCACACCCATGATATCTTGGATCCTGGCAAACCGAACCCAGGTCAGGGGTCAAAACACAGAGAAGGGAAGGGTATTAGTATCTGCTGAGGGGACTCTGGTCATTGAGCAGGTATCTGTTTATGACAGAGGTCATTACAAATGCATCGCCAGTAATCCAGCTGGAGCTGATACCGCTACAGTTCGACTGCAGGTGGTGGCAGCTCCCCCAGATATTGTGGAGGAGAAACGTCAGCAGGTGAAAGCAGGTGTAAGCCAAAACCTGTGGCTATCCTGCACTGGCCAAGGCAGCCCTCAGCCTACTATTCACTGGGTCCTCCATGATGGGTCAATGGTACAATCCAACAGACCTGCCAGTGATACAAGGATATCAGTGTATGGGAATGGAACCCTCCACATCAAGGATGTGACTCCAACAGACAGTggcaaatatgaatgtattgCTACCAGCTCTACTGGCTCAGAGAGAAGGGTAGTGACTCTGACAGTAGAGAGGCAAGAGTCTGCTCCTCAAATAGTGGAGACATCCCAGCGTGTGACAGTGTTGTTCTTCGCGGACCAGCTGAGACTAAACTGTTCAGCTACAGGAGACCCTAAACCCAGGATCATCTGGAGGCTGCCCTCTAAAGCGGTAGTGGACCAGTGGCACAG GATGGGCAGCAGAATTCAGGTCCTGGATAATGGTACACTAATTGTTACCACTGTGAGTGATAAAGATGCTGGAGACTATCTCTGTGTGGCACGAAACAAGATTGGTGATGATCTCCAACTCATGAAGGTCAGTGTGTCAATGAAGCCAGCCAAGATAGAGCCGAAGCTCTATGGAAAAAAGCAGGTACCCTACGGTAATGACTTTAAGGTCGACTGTAAAGCCTCAGGAGCACCAAAGCCAGAGATCTCCTGGGGTCTACCAGACGGAACTGTGGTCAACAGTGCTCTTCAGTCTGATGCAAGCAGCGGAATAGGACGAGCACGGCGCTATACACTTTTTGACAATGGAACTCTCTTCCTAAACCAG GTTGGTATGTCAGAAGAAGGGGACTACACCTGCTATGCTGAGAACCAGGTGGGCAAGGATGAGATGCATTTACATATCACCATAGTGACCGCTGCCCCCAGGATACGTCCAACCAGTCAGACATATGCCAGAGTGAAGCCTGGAGAGAACATCCGTTTTGACTGTGAAGCACTTGGGGAGCCCAAACCCAAAATCCTGTGGATGTTACCCACCAACGATGTCATTGCAGCATCTAATGAACGCTACCTAATGCACGTCAATGGCTCCCTAGATATTAGGGATGTGAAGCTTATTGATGTTGGAGAGTATATCTGTATGGCTCGAAACCCTGctggagaaaacagaaaagtctaCAAGCTTGATATGGAAGGGAATCCACCAGTGATCAATGGCTACCGGCAGAACAGGACTGTAATCAAAGATATAGCCGCTAAATACTCCAGGAAATTAATAGACTGTAAGGCTGATGGTGATCCTACGCCTAGTATCACTTGGATCATGCCTGATAACATCTTTCTAAAAGCACCATACTTTGGCAGTAGGATTAATGTCCACCATAATGGGACATTGGAGATTCGTAACGTGCGGCCAACTGATACAGCTGAGTTCATCTGCATGGCGAGGAATGATGGAGGAGAGGCAGTAATGGTGGTGCAGCTTGAGGTGAGCAGTATTCTCAGAAGGCCGATCTTTAAGAACCCTTTCAACGAACGTATTGTGTCTCGTATTGGGAAAACCTCAGTTCTAAACTGCTCTGCTGATGGACACCCAATGCCAGATATCAGTTGGACTTTGCCAAATGGAACACGGTTTACTGGGAACCACCCCCTAGTTAACAATGGGACTTTAGTCATCTACAACTCAGGCATAGAAGATGCTGGGAAGTACCGCTGTGGTGCCAAGAATTTCATGGGCTACATAGAGAAGCTAATCATTTTGGATGTTGGACAAAAGCCTTACATCCTGACAAGGCCTAGGGGCATAATACGCAGTGTGTCTGGAGAACCTCTCTTCATTCATTGTCTATCGGATGGAAGTCCCAGACCCAGAATTAGCTGGACCATTCCTGGTGGCCACACTCTTACTCGGCCTCAAGTCCTTGGGCGCTACCAGTTACTAGAGAACGGTACTTTGGTTGTTCAGGATACTACTCTCCATGACCGAGGGAACTACATCTGCAGAGCGCGGAGCAATGCTGGGGAGGCTGTGCTCACTGTCCCTGTTATTATCATCGCCTACCCTCCACGGATCACAACAGTGCCACCTCCCAGTGTGAGGGCAGTGACCGGGACACCGATTCAGCTCAACTGTGCCGCCATTGGGATTCCCAAGCCAGACATCACCTGGGAGTTGCCCGATCATTCAGTTCTGTCAGCGGCAGAACAGGGCCGGCCCATGGGTAGCGAACTGCTCCACCCTCAGGGCACACTTATCATTCAGAGGCCTAAAGCTTCAGACTCTGGCACATACAAGTGCCTGGCCAAGAACCACCTGGGTACAGACTCAAAGGtgacatatgtacatatattgtGA